The following proteins are co-located in the Sporosarcina pasteurii genome:
- a CDS encoding peptide MFS transporter: MSKLTKQQIIESAPQKGFFGHPKGLFTLFFTEFWERFSYYGMRAILVFYMYYEVSNGGLGLDKTIALSIMSIYGSLVYMSGIIGGWLADRLFGTSKAVFYGGILIMFGHLVLAIPGNLTMFFISMVLIVLGTGLLKPNVSSVVGDLYTEDDHRRDAGFSIFYMGINMGAFVSPLIVGSLMKTSFHLGFGVAAVGMFLGLVVFIATKKKNLGLAGTQAPNPLNPSEKKRALVISLVSTIVTALLVAISIPQGWLTFDSFVAFVGILAFLIPTAYFIVMYRSPKTTEVEQSRIIAYIPLFLASVLFWVIAEQGATVLALFADTRANLNFMGIELSPAWFQSFWPLFVIILAPMFAWLWVKLGDRQPTIPQKFSLGLLFGGLSFIVILLPSYLGGGDALVNPLWLVLSIFFVAVGELCLSPVGLSATTKLAPAAFSAQTMSLWFLSNAAAQALNAQLVKFYSAETEIIYFGTIGGSAIVLSILLFFISPVIQRFMKGIR; the protein is encoded by the coding sequence GTGTCAAAATTAACGAAACAACAAATTATTGAAAGTGCCCCACAAAAAGGTTTTTTCGGGCATCCCAAAGGGTTATTCACTTTATTTTTCACTGAGTTTTGGGAACGTTTTTCCTACTATGGAATGCGCGCAATTCTTGTCTTCTACATGTACTATGAAGTCTCAAATGGCGGACTTGGATTAGATAAGACCATCGCGCTATCTATCATGTCAATTTATGGTTCACTCGTCTATATGTCAGGTATTATTGGTGGATGGTTAGCTGATCGGTTATTTGGAACTTCTAAAGCTGTTTTTTACGGCGGGATTCTAATCATGTTTGGGCATTTAGTTTTAGCAATTCCTGGGAACTTAACGATGTTCTTTATTTCGATGGTGCTTATTGTACTTGGTACAGGACTATTAAAGCCTAACGTTTCTAGCGTTGTTGGTGACTTGTATACGGAAGATGATCATCGTCGTGATGCCGGATTTAGTATTTTCTATATGGGAATTAATATGGGTGCATTCGTTTCCCCATTAATTGTCGGGAGTTTAATGAAGACCAGTTTCCATTTAGGCTTTGGTGTTGCAGCTGTCGGAATGTTCTTAGGTTTGGTCGTGTTTATTGCGACGAAAAAGAAAAATCTTGGACTTGCAGGTACACAAGCGCCAAACCCATTAAACCCTTCAGAGAAAAAACGTGCACTAGTGATTTCTTTAGTATCGACAATCGTGACTGCCCTGCTTGTTGCAATTTCTATTCCACAAGGTTGGTTAACGTTTGATTCGTTTGTAGCATTTGTCGGAATATTAGCTTTCCTCATTCCTACTGCTTATTTTATCGTGATGTATAGAAGCCCAAAAACGACTGAAGTTGAGCAATCAAGAATTATCGCTTATATTCCTCTCTTTTTAGCATCTGTTTTATTCTGGGTCATTGCTGAACAAGGGGCAACCGTTTTAGCGCTTTTTGCAGATACAAGGGCGAATTTGAATTTCATGGGGATTGAGCTATCTCCGGCTTGGTTCCAATCGTTCTGGCCTTTATTTGTTATTATTCTTGCACCAATGTTTGCTTGGCTTTGGGTGAAGCTTGGGGATCGGCAGCCAACAATTCCACAGAAGTTTTCACTAGGTTTATTATTCGGTGGTTTATCCTTTATCGTCATTTTATTGCCAAGTTATTTGGGTGGCGGAGATGCGCTTGTGAATCCACTCTGGTTAGTATTAAGTATTTTCTTCGTTGCGGTCGGAGAATTATGTCTCTCCCCTGTTGGTTTATCTGCAACTACAAAACTTGCACCAGCTGCGTTTTCAGCGCAAACAATGAGCTTATGGTTTTTATCAAACGCAGCCGCGCAAGCATTAAATGCGCAACTCGTTAAGTTTTATTCGGCAGAAACTGAAATTATTTATTTTGGTACAATTGGCGGTTCTGCAATTGTCCTCAGTATCTTGCTGTTTTTCATCTCACCAGTGATTCAGCGATTTATGAAGGGCATTCGTTAA
- a CDS encoding DoxX family protein translates to MVELRNSQFGKNVIVEENPLSKWLFSNTTSAWIWLVLRVYLGYSWLKAGIGKVTSDAWTGDKAGVAIEGFMKGALAKAEAGDVAGWYAWFLENVVIPNAVPFSYMVAWGEVLVGIGLIVGMLTGIAAFFGATMNMSFLLAGTVSSNPVMFMIAIVLILAWKVAGWYGLDRWVLPRLGTPWSSRNK, encoded by the coding sequence ATGGTAGAATTAAGAAATTCCCAATTTGGGAAAAATGTTATTGTCGAGGAAAATCCACTATCAAAATGGTTGTTTTCAAATACAACATCCGCATGGATATGGTTGGTATTAAGAGTATACCTCGGTTACTCTTGGTTAAAAGCAGGTATTGGAAAAGTTACGTCTGACGCATGGACTGGCGATAAAGCAGGCGTCGCAATAGAAGGTTTCATGAAAGGTGCTCTAGCAAAAGCTGAAGCAGGGGACGTTGCTGGATGGTATGCTTGGTTTTTAGAAAATGTTGTCATTCCAAATGCGGTTCCATTTTCTTATATGGTCGCATGGGGTGAAGTATTAGTAGGCATTGGATTGATCGTCGGAATGCTAACGGGAATTGCAGCGTTCTTCGGTGCAACAATGAATATGTCTTTCTTATTGGCAGGTACGGTCAGCTCAAACCCAGTTATGTTTATGATTGCAATTGTCCTAATCTTAGCTTGGAAAGTTGCCGGTTGGTATGGACTAGACCGCTGGGTATTGCCTCGTTTAGGAACGCCTTGGTCTTCAAGAAATAAATAG
- a CDS encoding 3-hydroxybutyrate dehydrogenase has product MNKDKVVFITGAASGIGYEIGLEFAKEGAKVAFSDVNEEKLNEVVTDLVAEGYDCFGVKCDVTNENEIKEAIDRTVERYGRLDVLVNNAGMQHVSLIEDFPTERFELMTKIMLIAPFMAIKHVMPMMKKQGFGRIINMASINGVIGFAGKSAYNSAKHGVIGLTKVAALEGAEYGVTVNAICPGYCDTPLVRNQLVDLATNRNVSLEKVLEEVIYPLVPQKRLLAVQEIADVALFIASDKAKGMTGQSIIIDGGYTAQ; this is encoded by the coding sequence TTGAACAAAGATAAAGTTGTGTTTATTACAGGGGCAGCAAGTGGAATAGGGTATGAAATTGGGCTGGAGTTTGCAAAAGAAGGAGCCAAGGTTGCATTTTCGGATGTCAATGAAGAAAAACTAAATGAAGTCGTCACCGATCTAGTCGCTGAAGGTTATGATTGCTTTGGTGTGAAATGCGATGTTACTAATGAGAACGAGATTAAAGAAGCAATTGATAGAACAGTAGAACGGTACGGCCGGCTCGATGTATTGGTGAATAATGCGGGGATGCAGCATGTTTCGCTAATAGAAGATTTTCCAACTGAACGTTTTGAGCTTATGACAAAGATTATGCTGATTGCACCATTTATGGCCATTAAGCATGTGATGCCAATGATGAAAAAGCAAGGATTTGGTCGAATCATTAATATGGCATCGATTAATGGGGTCATCGGATTCGCCGGTAAATCGGCTTATAATAGTGCAAAACATGGCGTTATTGGCCTTACAAAAGTAGCTGCATTAGAAGGGGCAGAATATGGCGTTACTGTCAATGCAATATGTCCAGGCTACTGTGATACGCCGCTCGTCCGGAATCAGCTTGTCGACTTAGCGACAAATCGAAATGTGTCACTTGAAAAAGTTTTGGAGGAAGTCATCTATCCGCTCGTCCCACAAAAGAGACTGTTGGCGGTCCAAGAGATTGCGGACGTCGCATTGTTTATTGCAAGTGATAAAGCAAAAGGCATGACAGGTCAATCAATCATTATTGATGGCGGATATACTGCACAGTAA